The proteins below are encoded in one region of Stigmatopora argus isolate UIUO_Sarg chromosome 2, RoL_Sarg_1.0, whole genome shotgun sequence:
- the sema6d gene encoding semaphorin-6D isoform X1 — protein sequence MGHRAVLLLSELLLLLTASRTLLAVSFPEDIAPLDLVDAHFARRYPVFRGRPSGNESQHRLDFQLMTKIQDTLFIAGRDQVYLVSLRESYRNEIIPYRKLTWRSGQADKEMCAVKGKHRDECHNFIKVLVPRNDDLVFICGTNGFNPMCRYYRLDNLELDGEEINGLARCPFDSKQTNVALFAEGKLYSATVADFQASDSVIYRSMGDGSALRTIKYDSKWLKEPHFLHAAEYGNYVYFFYREIAVEHSNLGKVVYSRVARICKNDIGGSQRVLEKHWTSFVKARLNCSVPGDSFFYFDVLQSITDIININGVPSVVGVFTTQMNSIPGSAVCAFSMADIEKVFHGRFKEQKTADSIWTPFPEEKLPKPRPGCCAGYGPAASFKSSIEFPDETLQFIKSHPLMDTAVPSIGDEPWYTKTRVRYRLTALAVDNEAGPHKNYTVVFIGSESGVVLKVLAKTSLTSLNDSLLLEEIDVFNKAKCLSNHDDDKRVLSLHVDKDAHSLYVAFSSCVIRIPLSRCERHSSCQKSCIALRDPYCGWMTQGVCERIQPGLLTGYEQDIELGNTNHLGDCQAFLGTTSAPDYKSFGDPTSDMEFSSAPVTVLPSGPIPPPVLIPTQSPSSGPGPELYGSGFVLQDDPATSHSLDSLPGGQEGVWDIQASESSQMVHMNILITCVFAAFLMGALLAGLIVFCNRESFMRKQRRVHKDTESAPSCSDSAGSFVKLNGLFDSPVKEYQTNVDSPKLYTNLLNKDLKTPNGDTRTMILRDGCTPPELSALPTPDSTPVLQQKGLQPIKNQWERDHRKVSGHRKESNSAAKSPQLLLPSPGPPKSNHPHLALGHSHIPSAVVLPNATHDHPYLDSGDDTLPHPSEKKLKNPETKGSRKEPKRPVDARNTLNDLLKHLNDSVANPKAIFLEGSGPRPRQHLTLEPMEELTELPPRVPSREASLYSPSSSLPRHSPTKRVDVPLTSPTPTTPTGSLSMGGTLERPRGGYQLQRSASHRHSLSTSTNGVTMGVSVSRQHSMNRGGYMPPTPPSRLDSHLGMMGAGMHSPNPPLSRQSSYSGHGSLPRTGLKRTPSLKPDVPPKPNGFSPQTPQMRVVNKYSY from the exons ATGGGACACAGAGCTGTACTTCTGCTCAgtgagctgctgctgctgctaacAGCCTCACGCACTCTCCTCGCAGTGAGCTTCCCTGAGGACATTGCACCCCTGGATCTCGTCGACGCACACT TTGCCCGGAGGTACCCTGTTTTCCGAGGCAGGCCCTCTGGAAACGAGTCGCAGCATCGCCTTGACTTTCAGCTGATGACCAAGATACAAGACACACTCTTCATCGCTGGCAG AGATCAGGTGTACCTCGTAAGTTTAAGAGAATCCTACAGGAATGAGATCATCCCTTACCGG AAGCTGACATGGCGATCAGGCCAGGCCGACAAAGAGATGTGTGCCGTCAAAGGAAAACACAGA GATGAATGCCATAACTTCATCAAAGTGCTGGTTCCCAGAAATGACGATCTGGTTTTTATATGTGGCACCAATGGCTTTAACCCCATGTGCAGATACTACAGG CTGGATAACCTCGAGTTGGATGGCGAGGAGATCAATGGGTTGGCACGGTGCCCATTTGACTCCAAGCAAACCAACGTTGCCCTTTTTGCAG agGGAAAACTGTACTCTGCCACAGTGGCTGACTTTCAGGCCAGCGATTCTGTCATTTATCGCAGTATGGGTGATGGATCTGCCCTGAGGACCATCAAATATGACTCCAAGTGGCTTAAAG AACCTCATTTCCTGCACGCAGCCGAGTATGGGAATTATGTGTACTTTTTCTACCGAGAGATTGCGGTGGAGCACAGCAATCTGGGCAAG GTGGTCTACTCTCGCGTCGCCCGGATCTGTAAAAACGACATTGGTGGATCACAACGCGTTCTAGAGAAACACTGGACATCTTTCGTCAAGGCGAGACTGAACTGCTCTGTGCCCGGGGACTCTTTCTTCTACTTTGACGTGCTTCAATCCATCACCGACATCATCAACATTAACGGAGTCCCGTCCGTTGTGGGTGTGTTCACCACACAGATGAACAG TATTCCAGGCTCAGCAGTGTGTGCTTTTTCCATGGCCGACATTGAGAAAGTCTTCCACGGGCGATTTAAAGAGCAAAAGACTGCCGACTCCATATGGACGCCATTCCCAGAGGAGAAGCTACCTAAACCCCG ACCCGGATGCTGTGCAGGTTACGGTCCAGCTGCATCCTTTAAAAGCTCCATCGAGTTCCCAGACGAAACCCTACAGTTCATCAAGTCCCACCCTCTAATGGACACAGCTGTGCCTTCCATTGGGGACGAGCCCTGGTATACAAAGACACGTGTCAG gTACAGGCTGACAGCACTGGCTGTGGACAATGAAGCAGGTCCACACAAAAACTACACGGTGGTTTTCATCGGTTCAGAGTCAGGCGTTGTTCTCAAGGTTTTGGCAAAGACGTCGCTCACGTCCCTGAACGACAGTTTGCTTCTGGAGGAGATAGACGTCTTCAACAAAGCCAA GTGCTTGTCTAACCATGACGACGATAAGCGCGTCCTGTCGCTGCACGTGGACAAAGACGCACACAGTCTGTATGTTGCCTTTTCAAGTTGCGTCATCCGAATTCCCTTGAGTCGCTGTGAAAGGCATTCTTCCTGCCAAAA ATCATGCATTGCCTTACGTGATCCTTATTGTGGATGGATGACTCAAGGAGTGTGTGAGAGGATACAGCCCGGTCTTTT GACAGGCTACGAGCAGGATATTGAATTAGGAAACACTAACCACTTGGGAGACTGTCAGG CATTTTTGGGCACTACATCAGCACCAGATTACAAATCATTTGGTGATCCTACCTCTG ACATGGAGTTTTCATCAGCACCAGTCACTGTCCTGCCCAGTGGGCCCATACCTCCCCCAGTACTCATTCCCACTCAGAGCCCCAGCTCTGGGCCCGGTCCAGAGCTCTACGGCTCAGGCTTTGTGCTGCAGGATGACCCAGCCACCTCTCATTCTTTAGACTCTCTCCCAGGGGGGCAAGAGG gCGTCTGGGACATTCAAGCAAGTGAAAGCAGCCAGATGGTCCACATGAACATCCTGATTACCTGCGTGTTTGCTGCTTTCCTCATGGGTGCCCTACTAGCAGGCTTGATTGTCTTTTGCAATCGGGAATCATTCATGCGAAAACAACGACGCGTCCACAAGGATACAGAATCCGCGCCGTCCTGCTCAGATTCTGCTGGAAGCTTCGTCAAGCTAAACGGACTCTTTGATAGCCCTGTAAAG GAGTACCAGACCAATGTGGATTCTCCTAAGCTGTATACCAACCTGCTGAATAAAGACCTGAAAACACCCAACGGTGATACCAGAACCATGATCCTGCGAGATGGTTGTACACCCCCTGAGTTGTCCGCTCTGCCGACACCCGATTCCACGCCTGTTCTTCAGCAGAAAGGCttgcagccaatcaaaaaccaGTGGGAGAGAGATCACCGGAAGGTCAGCGGTCACCGTAAAGAATCCAACTCAGCAGCAAAGAGTCCGCAGCTTCTTCTTCCTTCCCCGGGTCCTCCCAAATCCAATCACCCTCACCTGGCCCTGGGACATTCTCACATCCCCAGTGCTGTGGTCCTGCCCAACGCTACACATGACCACCCATATTTGGACAGCGGAGATGATACTCTGCCACATCCTTCTGAGAAGAAGCTCAAGAATCCGGAAACCAAAGGAAGTAGGAAAGAGCCCAAGCGACCAGTGGATGCGAGGAATACGCTAAATGACCTTTTAAAACATCTCAATGACTCAGTGGCCAACCCCAAGGCTATTTTTCTGGAGGGATCGGGGCCCCGCCCTCGGCAGCACCTCACACTTGAACCCATGGAGGAACTGACGGAATTACCGCCCAGGGTGCCAAGTCGCGAGGCCTCTTTGTACTCTCCTTCCTCCTCCCTGCCGAGGCACAGCCCCACCAAGAGGGTGGACGTCCCCTTGACGTCCCCCACTCCCACCACACCAACGGGCAGCCTAAGCATGGGGGGTACATTGGAGAGGCCAAGAGGAGGATATCAGCTCCAACGGAGTGCGTCTCACAGGCACTCCTTGTCCACCTCAACCAACGGGGTGACTATGGGCGTATCTGTGTCTCGACAACACAGTATGAACAGAGGGGGTTACATGCCTCCAACACCCCCCTCCAGACTCGATTCCCACCTTGGAATGATGGGGGCAGGTATGCACTCTCCCAACCCTCCTTTATCCCGACAGAGCAGCTACAGTGGGCACGGCTCACTCCCTCGCACAGGACTTAAAAGGACCCCTTCGCTAAAGCCAGATGTGCCCCCGAAAccaaatggcttttcaccacaGACTCCGCAGATGCGAGTGGTCAATAAGTACAGCTATTAG
- the sema6d gene encoding semaphorin-6D isoform X2 — MGHRAVLLLSELLLLLTASRTLLAVSFPEDIAPLDLVDAHFARRYPVFRGRPSGNESQHRLDFQLMTKIQDTLFIAGRDQVYLVSLRESYRNEIIPYRKLTWRSGQADKEMCAVKGKHRDECHNFIKVLVPRNDDLVFICGTNGFNPMCRYYRLDNLELDGEEINGLARCPFDSKQTNVALFAEGKLYSATVADFQASDSVIYRSMGDGSALRTIKYDSKWLKEPHFLHAAEYGNYVYFFYREIAVEHSNLGKVVYSRVARICKNDIGGSQRVLEKHWTSFVKARLNCSVPGDSFFYFDVLQSITDIININGVPSVVGVFTTQMNSIPGSAVCAFSMADIEKVFHGRFKEQKTADSIWTPFPEEKLPKPRPGCCAGYGPAASFKSSIEFPDETLQFIKSHPLMDTAVPSIGDEPWYTKTRVRYRLTALAVDNEAGPHKNYTVVFIGSESGVVLKVLAKTSLTSLNDSLLLEEIDVFNKAKCLSNHDDDKRVLSLHVDKDAHSLYVAFSSCVIRIPLSRCERHSSCQKSCIALRDPYCGWMTQGVCERIQPGLLTGYEQDIELGNTNHLGDCQDMEFSSAPVTVLPSGPIPPPVLIPTQSPSSGPGPELYGSGFVLQDDPATSHSLDSLPGGQEGVWDIQASESSQMVHMNILITCVFAAFLMGALLAGLIVFCNRESFMRKQRRVHKDTESAPSCSDSAGSFVKLNGLFDSPVKEYQTNVDSPKLYTNLLNKDLKTPNGDTRTMILRDGCTPPELSALPTPDSTPVLQQKGLQPIKNQWERDHRKVSGHRKESNSAAKSPQLLLPSPGPPKSNHPHLALGHSHIPSAVVLPNATHDHPYLDSGDDTLPHPSEKKLKNPETKGSRKEPKRPVDARNTLNDLLKHLNDSVANPKAIFLEGSGPRPRQHLTLEPMEELTELPPRVPSREASLYSPSSSLPRHSPTKRVDVPLTSPTPTTPTGSLSMGGTLERPRGGYQLQRSASHRHSLSTSTNGVTMGVSVSRQHSMNRGGYMPPTPPSRLDSHLGMMGAGMHSPNPPLSRQSSYSGHGSLPRTGLKRTPSLKPDVPPKPNGFSPQTPQMRVVNKYSY; from the exons ATGGGACACAGAGCTGTACTTCTGCTCAgtgagctgctgctgctgctaacAGCCTCACGCACTCTCCTCGCAGTGAGCTTCCCTGAGGACATTGCACCCCTGGATCTCGTCGACGCACACT TTGCCCGGAGGTACCCTGTTTTCCGAGGCAGGCCCTCTGGAAACGAGTCGCAGCATCGCCTTGACTTTCAGCTGATGACCAAGATACAAGACACACTCTTCATCGCTGGCAG AGATCAGGTGTACCTCGTAAGTTTAAGAGAATCCTACAGGAATGAGATCATCCCTTACCGG AAGCTGACATGGCGATCAGGCCAGGCCGACAAAGAGATGTGTGCCGTCAAAGGAAAACACAGA GATGAATGCCATAACTTCATCAAAGTGCTGGTTCCCAGAAATGACGATCTGGTTTTTATATGTGGCACCAATGGCTTTAACCCCATGTGCAGATACTACAGG CTGGATAACCTCGAGTTGGATGGCGAGGAGATCAATGGGTTGGCACGGTGCCCATTTGACTCCAAGCAAACCAACGTTGCCCTTTTTGCAG agGGAAAACTGTACTCTGCCACAGTGGCTGACTTTCAGGCCAGCGATTCTGTCATTTATCGCAGTATGGGTGATGGATCTGCCCTGAGGACCATCAAATATGACTCCAAGTGGCTTAAAG AACCTCATTTCCTGCACGCAGCCGAGTATGGGAATTATGTGTACTTTTTCTACCGAGAGATTGCGGTGGAGCACAGCAATCTGGGCAAG GTGGTCTACTCTCGCGTCGCCCGGATCTGTAAAAACGACATTGGTGGATCACAACGCGTTCTAGAGAAACACTGGACATCTTTCGTCAAGGCGAGACTGAACTGCTCTGTGCCCGGGGACTCTTTCTTCTACTTTGACGTGCTTCAATCCATCACCGACATCATCAACATTAACGGAGTCCCGTCCGTTGTGGGTGTGTTCACCACACAGATGAACAG TATTCCAGGCTCAGCAGTGTGTGCTTTTTCCATGGCCGACATTGAGAAAGTCTTCCACGGGCGATTTAAAGAGCAAAAGACTGCCGACTCCATATGGACGCCATTCCCAGAGGAGAAGCTACCTAAACCCCG ACCCGGATGCTGTGCAGGTTACGGTCCAGCTGCATCCTTTAAAAGCTCCATCGAGTTCCCAGACGAAACCCTACAGTTCATCAAGTCCCACCCTCTAATGGACACAGCTGTGCCTTCCATTGGGGACGAGCCCTGGTATACAAAGACACGTGTCAG gTACAGGCTGACAGCACTGGCTGTGGACAATGAAGCAGGTCCACACAAAAACTACACGGTGGTTTTCATCGGTTCAGAGTCAGGCGTTGTTCTCAAGGTTTTGGCAAAGACGTCGCTCACGTCCCTGAACGACAGTTTGCTTCTGGAGGAGATAGACGTCTTCAACAAAGCCAA GTGCTTGTCTAACCATGACGACGATAAGCGCGTCCTGTCGCTGCACGTGGACAAAGACGCACACAGTCTGTATGTTGCCTTTTCAAGTTGCGTCATCCGAATTCCCTTGAGTCGCTGTGAAAGGCATTCTTCCTGCCAAAA ATCATGCATTGCCTTACGTGATCCTTATTGTGGATGGATGACTCAAGGAGTGTGTGAGAGGATACAGCCCGGTCTTTT GACAGGCTACGAGCAGGATATTGAATTAGGAAACACTAACCACTTGGGAGACTGTCAGG ACATGGAGTTTTCATCAGCACCAGTCACTGTCCTGCCCAGTGGGCCCATACCTCCCCCAGTACTCATTCCCACTCAGAGCCCCAGCTCTGGGCCCGGTCCAGAGCTCTACGGCTCAGGCTTTGTGCTGCAGGATGACCCAGCCACCTCTCATTCTTTAGACTCTCTCCCAGGGGGGCAAGAGG gCGTCTGGGACATTCAAGCAAGTGAAAGCAGCCAGATGGTCCACATGAACATCCTGATTACCTGCGTGTTTGCTGCTTTCCTCATGGGTGCCCTACTAGCAGGCTTGATTGTCTTTTGCAATCGGGAATCATTCATGCGAAAACAACGACGCGTCCACAAGGATACAGAATCCGCGCCGTCCTGCTCAGATTCTGCTGGAAGCTTCGTCAAGCTAAACGGACTCTTTGATAGCCCTGTAAAG GAGTACCAGACCAATGTGGATTCTCCTAAGCTGTATACCAACCTGCTGAATAAAGACCTGAAAACACCCAACGGTGATACCAGAACCATGATCCTGCGAGATGGTTGTACACCCCCTGAGTTGTCCGCTCTGCCGACACCCGATTCCACGCCTGTTCTTCAGCAGAAAGGCttgcagccaatcaaaaaccaGTGGGAGAGAGATCACCGGAAGGTCAGCGGTCACCGTAAAGAATCCAACTCAGCAGCAAAGAGTCCGCAGCTTCTTCTTCCTTCCCCGGGTCCTCCCAAATCCAATCACCCTCACCTGGCCCTGGGACATTCTCACATCCCCAGTGCTGTGGTCCTGCCCAACGCTACACATGACCACCCATATTTGGACAGCGGAGATGATACTCTGCCACATCCTTCTGAGAAGAAGCTCAAGAATCCGGAAACCAAAGGAAGTAGGAAAGAGCCCAAGCGACCAGTGGATGCGAGGAATACGCTAAATGACCTTTTAAAACATCTCAATGACTCAGTGGCCAACCCCAAGGCTATTTTTCTGGAGGGATCGGGGCCCCGCCCTCGGCAGCACCTCACACTTGAACCCATGGAGGAACTGACGGAATTACCGCCCAGGGTGCCAAGTCGCGAGGCCTCTTTGTACTCTCCTTCCTCCTCCCTGCCGAGGCACAGCCCCACCAAGAGGGTGGACGTCCCCTTGACGTCCCCCACTCCCACCACACCAACGGGCAGCCTAAGCATGGGGGGTACATTGGAGAGGCCAAGAGGAGGATATCAGCTCCAACGGAGTGCGTCTCACAGGCACTCCTTGTCCACCTCAACCAACGGGGTGACTATGGGCGTATCTGTGTCTCGACAACACAGTATGAACAGAGGGGGTTACATGCCTCCAACACCCCCCTCCAGACTCGATTCCCACCTTGGAATGATGGGGGCAGGTATGCACTCTCCCAACCCTCCTTTATCCCGACAGAGCAGCTACAGTGGGCACGGCTCACTCCCTCGCACAGGACTTAAAAGGACCCCTTCGCTAAAGCCAGATGTGCCCCCGAAAccaaatggcttttcaccacaGACTCCGCAGATGCGAGTGGTCAATAAGTACAGCTATTAG
- the sema6d gene encoding semaphorin-6D isoform X3 yields MGHRAVLLLSELLLLLTASRTLLAVSFPEDIAPLDLVDAHFARRYPVFRGRPSGNESQHRLDFQLMTKIQDTLFIAGRDQVYLVSLRESYRNEIIPYRKLTWRSGQADKEMCAVKGKHRDECHNFIKVLVPRNDDLVFICGTNGFNPMCRYYRLDNLELDGEEINGLARCPFDSKQTNVALFAEGKLYSATVADFQASDSVIYRSMGDGSALRTIKYDSKWLKEPHFLHAAEYGNYVYFFYREIAVEHSNLGKVVYSRVARICKNDIGGSQRVLEKHWTSFVKARLNCSVPGDSFFYFDVLQSITDIININGVPSVVGVFTTQMNSIPGSAVCAFSMADIEKVFHGRFKEQKTADSIWTPFPEEKLPKPRPGCCAGYGPAASFKSSIEFPDETLQFIKSHPLMDTAVPSIGDEPWYTKTRVRYRLTALAVDNEAGPHKNYTVVFIGSESGVVLKVLAKTSLTSLNDSLLLEEIDVFNKAKCLSNHDDDKRVLSLHVDKDAHSLYVAFSSCVIRIPLSRCERHSSCQKSCIALRDPYCGWMTQGVCERIQPGLLTGYEQDIELGNTNHLGDCQAFLGTTSAPDYKSFGDPTSGVWDIQASESSQMVHMNILITCVFAAFLMGALLAGLIVFCNRESFMRKQRRVHKDTESAPSCSDSAGSFVKLNGLFDSPVKEYQTNVDSPKLYTNLLNKDLKTPNGDTRTMILRDGCTPPELSALPTPDSTPVLQQKGLQPIKNQWERDHRKVSGHRKESNSAAKSPQLLLPSPGPPKSNHPHLALGHSHIPSAVVLPNATHDHPYLDSGDDTLPHPSEKKLKNPETKGSRKEPKRPVDARNTLNDLLKHLNDSVANPKAIFLEGSGPRPRQHLTLEPMEELTELPPRVPSREASLYSPSSSLPRHSPTKRVDVPLTSPTPTTPTGSLSMGGTLERPRGGYQLQRSASHRHSLSTSTNGVTMGVSVSRQHSMNRGGYMPPTPPSRLDSHLGMMGAGMHSPNPPLSRQSSYSGHGSLPRTGLKRTPSLKPDVPPKPNGFSPQTPQMRVVNKYSY; encoded by the exons ATGGGACACAGAGCTGTACTTCTGCTCAgtgagctgctgctgctgctaacAGCCTCACGCACTCTCCTCGCAGTGAGCTTCCCTGAGGACATTGCACCCCTGGATCTCGTCGACGCACACT TTGCCCGGAGGTACCCTGTTTTCCGAGGCAGGCCCTCTGGAAACGAGTCGCAGCATCGCCTTGACTTTCAGCTGATGACCAAGATACAAGACACACTCTTCATCGCTGGCAG AGATCAGGTGTACCTCGTAAGTTTAAGAGAATCCTACAGGAATGAGATCATCCCTTACCGG AAGCTGACATGGCGATCAGGCCAGGCCGACAAAGAGATGTGTGCCGTCAAAGGAAAACACAGA GATGAATGCCATAACTTCATCAAAGTGCTGGTTCCCAGAAATGACGATCTGGTTTTTATATGTGGCACCAATGGCTTTAACCCCATGTGCAGATACTACAGG CTGGATAACCTCGAGTTGGATGGCGAGGAGATCAATGGGTTGGCACGGTGCCCATTTGACTCCAAGCAAACCAACGTTGCCCTTTTTGCAG agGGAAAACTGTACTCTGCCACAGTGGCTGACTTTCAGGCCAGCGATTCTGTCATTTATCGCAGTATGGGTGATGGATCTGCCCTGAGGACCATCAAATATGACTCCAAGTGGCTTAAAG AACCTCATTTCCTGCACGCAGCCGAGTATGGGAATTATGTGTACTTTTTCTACCGAGAGATTGCGGTGGAGCACAGCAATCTGGGCAAG GTGGTCTACTCTCGCGTCGCCCGGATCTGTAAAAACGACATTGGTGGATCACAACGCGTTCTAGAGAAACACTGGACATCTTTCGTCAAGGCGAGACTGAACTGCTCTGTGCCCGGGGACTCTTTCTTCTACTTTGACGTGCTTCAATCCATCACCGACATCATCAACATTAACGGAGTCCCGTCCGTTGTGGGTGTGTTCACCACACAGATGAACAG TATTCCAGGCTCAGCAGTGTGTGCTTTTTCCATGGCCGACATTGAGAAAGTCTTCCACGGGCGATTTAAAGAGCAAAAGACTGCCGACTCCATATGGACGCCATTCCCAGAGGAGAAGCTACCTAAACCCCG ACCCGGATGCTGTGCAGGTTACGGTCCAGCTGCATCCTTTAAAAGCTCCATCGAGTTCCCAGACGAAACCCTACAGTTCATCAAGTCCCACCCTCTAATGGACACAGCTGTGCCTTCCATTGGGGACGAGCCCTGGTATACAAAGACACGTGTCAG gTACAGGCTGACAGCACTGGCTGTGGACAATGAAGCAGGTCCACACAAAAACTACACGGTGGTTTTCATCGGTTCAGAGTCAGGCGTTGTTCTCAAGGTTTTGGCAAAGACGTCGCTCACGTCCCTGAACGACAGTTTGCTTCTGGAGGAGATAGACGTCTTCAACAAAGCCAA GTGCTTGTCTAACCATGACGACGATAAGCGCGTCCTGTCGCTGCACGTGGACAAAGACGCACACAGTCTGTATGTTGCCTTTTCAAGTTGCGTCATCCGAATTCCCTTGAGTCGCTGTGAAAGGCATTCTTCCTGCCAAAA ATCATGCATTGCCTTACGTGATCCTTATTGTGGATGGATGACTCAAGGAGTGTGTGAGAGGATACAGCCCGGTCTTTT GACAGGCTACGAGCAGGATATTGAATTAGGAAACACTAACCACTTGGGAGACTGTCAGG CATTTTTGGGCACTACATCAGCACCAGATTACAAATCATTTGGTGATCCTACCTCTG gCGTCTGGGACATTCAAGCAAGTGAAAGCAGCCAGATGGTCCACATGAACATCCTGATTACCTGCGTGTTTGCTGCTTTCCTCATGGGTGCCCTACTAGCAGGCTTGATTGTCTTTTGCAATCGGGAATCATTCATGCGAAAACAACGACGCGTCCACAAGGATACAGAATCCGCGCCGTCCTGCTCAGATTCTGCTGGAAGCTTCGTCAAGCTAAACGGACTCTTTGATAGCCCTGTAAAG GAGTACCAGACCAATGTGGATTCTCCTAAGCTGTATACCAACCTGCTGAATAAAGACCTGAAAACACCCAACGGTGATACCAGAACCATGATCCTGCGAGATGGTTGTACACCCCCTGAGTTGTCCGCTCTGCCGACACCCGATTCCACGCCTGTTCTTCAGCAGAAAGGCttgcagccaatcaaaaaccaGTGGGAGAGAGATCACCGGAAGGTCAGCGGTCACCGTAAAGAATCCAACTCAGCAGCAAAGAGTCCGCAGCTTCTTCTTCCTTCCCCGGGTCCTCCCAAATCCAATCACCCTCACCTGGCCCTGGGACATTCTCACATCCCCAGTGCTGTGGTCCTGCCCAACGCTACACATGACCACCCATATTTGGACAGCGGAGATGATACTCTGCCACATCCTTCTGAGAAGAAGCTCAAGAATCCGGAAACCAAAGGAAGTAGGAAAGAGCCCAAGCGACCAGTGGATGCGAGGAATACGCTAAATGACCTTTTAAAACATCTCAATGACTCAGTGGCCAACCCCAAGGCTATTTTTCTGGAGGGATCGGGGCCCCGCCCTCGGCAGCACCTCACACTTGAACCCATGGAGGAACTGACGGAATTACCGCCCAGGGTGCCAAGTCGCGAGGCCTCTTTGTACTCTCCTTCCTCCTCCCTGCCGAGGCACAGCCCCACCAAGAGGGTGGACGTCCCCTTGACGTCCCCCACTCCCACCACACCAACGGGCAGCCTAAGCATGGGGGGTACATTGGAGAGGCCAAGAGGAGGATATCAGCTCCAACGGAGTGCGTCTCACAGGCACTCCTTGTCCACCTCAACCAACGGGGTGACTATGGGCGTATCTGTGTCTCGACAACACAGTATGAACAGAGGGGGTTACATGCCTCCAACACCCCCCTCCAGACTCGATTCCCACCTTGGAATGATGGGGGCAGGTATGCACTCTCCCAACCCTCCTTTATCCCGACAGAGCAGCTACAGTGGGCACGGCTCACTCCCTCGCACAGGACTTAAAAGGACCCCTTCGCTAAAGCCAGATGTGCCCCCGAAAccaaatggcttttcaccacaGACTCCGCAGATGCGAGTGGTCAATAAGTACAGCTATTAG